Proteins from a genomic interval of Schaalia odontolytica:
- a CDS encoding ribonucleoside triphosphate reductase — translation MTSAPRYDVDAIATVEEYLDRSDWRVNANANQGYSLGGLILNSAGKIVANYWLEHVYTPEIAAPHRSGDYHIHDLDMFAGYCAGWSLKRLIQEGFNGVGGAIASAPPRHFSSACGQIVNFLGTLQNEWAGAQAFSSFDTYMAPFVRLDDMTYEQIVQCMQELIYNLNVPSRWGSQCPFTNLTFDWTCPDDLADEHPMIGDEIVDFTYGDLQREMDLINRAFIEVMTGGDADGRVFTFPIPTYNITPDFDWKGENVDALFEMTAKYGLPYFQNFINSDLDPHMIRSMCCRLQLDLRELLKRGNGLFGSAELTGSIGVVTLNMARLGYLYKGDEAGLVAQMDRLIDLASQSLEIKRETIQFHMDHGLFPYSKRYLGTLDNHFSTIGVNGMNEMVRNFSDDAYDLTDPRGFDLCVRILDRVRERMVELQEATGHMYNLEATPAEGTTYRFAKEDRKRFADIIQAGTEAEPYYTNSSQLPVAYTDDPFQALEDQEILQGKYTGGTVLHLYMGERVSSGAACKEMVRRSLTAFKVPYITITPTFSICPVHGYLAGEHLTCDKCAAAHPGDEPQACEVWTRVMGYFRPVQSFNIGKKGEYHERRMFSEQAADSHGELVSAFPPAGRR, via the coding sequence ATGACCAGCGCACCCCGTTATGACGTCGATGCCATCGCAACCGTGGAGGAGTACCTGGACCGCTCCGATTGGCGTGTCAACGCCAACGCGAACCAGGGGTACTCGCTCGGGGGGCTGATCCTGAACTCGGCGGGCAAGATCGTCGCCAACTACTGGCTCGAGCACGTCTATACGCCCGAGATCGCGGCGCCGCACCGCAGCGGCGACTACCACATCCACGACCTGGACATGTTCGCCGGATACTGCGCGGGCTGGTCGCTCAAGCGCCTCATCCAGGAGGGCTTCAACGGTGTCGGCGGGGCCATCGCCTCCGCCCCTCCCCGCCACTTCTCCTCGGCGTGCGGCCAGATCGTCAACTTCCTGGGCACGCTCCAAAACGAGTGGGCGGGCGCTCAGGCATTCTCCTCCTTCGATACGTACATGGCCCCCTTCGTGCGTCTCGACGACATGACCTACGAACAGATCGTCCAGTGCATGCAGGAACTCATCTACAACCTCAACGTTCCCTCCCGCTGGGGGAGCCAGTGCCCCTTCACCAACCTCACCTTCGACTGGACGTGCCCCGACGACCTCGCCGACGAGCACCCCATGATCGGTGACGAGATCGTTGACTTCACCTATGGGGACCTGCAGCGTGAGATGGACCTCATCAACCGCGCGTTCATCGAGGTCATGACCGGTGGAGACGCCGACGGACGTGTCTTCACGTTCCCCATCCCCACCTACAACATCACCCCCGACTTCGATTGGAAGGGTGAGAACGTTGACGCCCTCTTCGAGATGACCGCCAAGTATGGGCTTCCCTACTTCCAGAACTTCATCAACTCCGACCTGGATCCGCACATGATCCGCTCCATGTGCTGCCGCCTTCAGCTGGACCTGCGCGAGCTGCTCAAACGAGGCAACGGCCTCTTCGGGTCAGCCGAGCTGACCGGATCCATCGGTGTCGTCACGCTCAACATGGCGCGCCTCGGCTACCTCTACAAGGGTGACGAGGCAGGCCTCGTTGCCCAGATGGACCGCCTCATCGACCTGGCCTCCCAGTCCCTCGAGATCAAGCGCGAGACCATCCAGTTCCACATGGACCACGGCCTCTTCCCCTACTCCAAGCGCTACCTGGGGACGCTGGACAACCACTTCTCCACCATCGGCGTCAACGGCATGAACGAGATGGTGCGCAATTTCAGCGACGACGCCTACGACCTCACGGACCCGCGGGGCTTCGACCTGTGCGTGCGAATCCTCGACCGCGTGCGCGAGCGAATGGTCGAGCTGCAAGAGGCGACCGGCCACATGTACAACCTTGAGGCCACGCCCGCCGAGGGCACCACCTATCGCTTTGCCAAGGAGGATCGCAAGCGCTTCGCCGACATCATCCAGGCAGGAACCGAGGCCGAACCCTACTACACGAACTCCTCCCAGCTTCCCGTCGCCTACACCGATGACCCCTTCCAGGCCCTCGAAGACCAGGAGATCCTCCAGGGCAAGTACACGGGCGGAACGGTCCTGCACCTGTACATGGGGGAGCGCGTCTCTTCCGGAGCGGCCTGCAAGGAGATGGTGCGCCGATCCCTCACCGCCTTCAAGGTCCCCTACATCACGATCACCCCGACTTTCTCGATCTGCCCGGTCCACGGATACCTGGCGGGAGAACACCTCACCTGCGACAAGTGTGCCGCGGCCCACCCGGGTGACGAGCCGCAGGCCTGCGAGGTGTGGACACGAGTCATGGGATACTTCCGTCCCGTTCAGTCCTTCAACATCGGCAAGAAGGGCGAGTACCACGAGCGTCGGATGTTCTCCGAACAGGCCGCCGACTCGCACGGTGAACTCGTCAGCGCATTCCCCCCGGCGGGAAGACGCTGA
- a CDS encoding Rv3654c family TadE-like protein: MRAAAARLRAGEEGSGTVNCLAMIVLCILLAVTLGGVGAARSASVRLQAVADVASLAGAEQAATAAWEDVGERPCASASSVARANGAIVQSCEVRGSDCLVEVSSSIRIVGVPAILRARARAGTGG; the protein is encoded by the coding sequence GCCGCGGCGGCGCGCCTGCGCGCGGGCGAGGAGGGATCGGGAACCGTCAACTGCCTGGCCATGATCGTCCTGTGCATACTCCTGGCGGTGACCCTCGGTGGCGTCGGCGCGGCGCGCAGCGCCTCCGTGCGACTGCAGGCCGTCGCCGACGTGGCGTCCCTGGCGGGGGCGGAGCAGGCGGCCACCGCAGCCTGGGAAGACGTGGGGGAGCGGCCGTGCGCGTCCGCCTCCTCCGTGGCCCGGGCCAACGGGGCGATTGTACAGTCCTGCGAGGTGAGGGGAAGCGACTGCCTGGTGGAGGTCTCCTCCAGCATCCGAATCGTTGGAGTACCGGCGATCCTGCGCGCCAGGGCGCGGGCCGGGACCGGTGGGTAA
- a CDS encoding carbohydrate kinase family protein: MVGGVGVDHIVRVKSLPLPVVDSMMVPPIVTVVGHTGNGVAFGVHTLGRTSAMADVIGDDAEGRLIQDAYSAAGIPITFVTHISGTRRSVNLVTEEGQRMSLYDPRHPFEFIPDSSLWREGIERSRHVHVSIMNWARYALRDAVAAGRSTSTDLHDWDGVADYHKDFAYGADYVFVSAAALRDESGVVADVFARGRAQFVVVMAGSEGARVWQRSDELPLRISPISIPGRPVVDSNGAGDSFVAAFLCHYLDHGDVFGAARAGAVGGAWACGTLGTHTSFVDAETLERLLAR, translated from the coding sequence GTGGTAGGCGGCGTGGGAGTCGATCACATTGTCCGAGTGAAATCCTTGCCCCTCCCTGTTGTGGATTCCATGATGGTTCCGCCCATCGTGACCGTCGTGGGTCACACGGGTAACGGCGTGGCCTTCGGTGTCCACACGCTTGGCCGCACCTCCGCCATGGCGGACGTGATCGGAGATGACGCTGAAGGTCGGCTCATCCAGGACGCTTACTCAGCTGCTGGGATCCCGATAACATTCGTCACGCACATCAGCGGCACGCGACGCTCGGTGAATTTGGTGACCGAGGAAGGGCAGCGCATGTCCCTGTACGATCCACGACATCCGTTCGAGTTTATTCCCGATTCGTCGCTGTGGCGCGAAGGCATCGAGAGGTCCCGTCACGTGCACGTCTCAATCATGAACTGGGCGAGGTACGCCTTGCGGGACGCTGTTGCCGCAGGTCGGTCGACGTCGACCGACCTGCATGACTGGGATGGTGTTGCCGACTATCACAAGGATTTTGCCTATGGTGCCGACTACGTCTTTGTGTCAGCCGCGGCGCTAAGGGACGAGTCCGGTGTGGTCGCAGACGTTTTCGCCCGAGGGCGTGCCCAGTTCGTGGTGGTGATGGCCGGGAGTGAGGGCGCCCGTGTGTGGCAACGGTCGGACGAGTTGCCACTGCGGATCAGCCCGATCTCTATTCCCGGTCGTCCGGTCGTGGATAGCAACGGGGCTGGCGACAGTTTTGTGGCGGCTTTTCTGTGCCACTACTTGGACCACGGCGATGTCTTCGGGGCCGCCCGCGCGGGCGCGGTGGGTGGCGCCTGGGCGTGCGGGACCCTCGGGACACACACGAGTTTTGTCGACGCTGAGACGCTAGAGCGGCTTCTGGCTCGGTGA
- a CDS encoding DDE-type integrase/transposase/recombinase — translation MADHMHTSLVCQAIDMSVRRCPVEECVTIFHSDTGKQYTSQRFLDRLKSYGIRPSVGRTGVCWDNAWASVIQRYAQEREGSPNGLSHEGQGDQGYRLVDRTEIQSYSSPPNSRVSHSRRGRKRFPGLNECSLKHKQALSEKHPAVQCGLNPRERKWRENDSGRCSGGRRRGSRSHCPSEILAPPCCGFHDGSAHRDRRGSHG, via the coding sequence ATGGCCGACCACATGCACACCTCCCTGGTGTGCCAGGCCATTGACATGTCGGTCAGGAGATGCCCGGTCGAGGAGTGTGTGACGATCTTTCACTCCGACACGGGGAAGCAGTACACGTCCCAGAGGTTCCTGGATCGCCTCAAGTCCTATGGTATTCGCCCGTCAGTGGGGCGTACGGGGGTGTGCTGGGACAACGCTTGGGCTTCAGTCATTCAACGCTACGCGCAAGAACGAGAGGGCTCACCGAATGGTCTATCCCACGAAGGACAGGGCGATCAAGGATATCGCCTCGTGGATCGAACTGAGATACAGTCGTACTCGTCTCCACCCAACTCTAGGGTGTCGCATTCCCGACGGGGTCGAAAGCGATTTCCTGGACTTAACGAATGCAGCCTGAAACACAAACAAGCACTGTCCGAAAAACACCCAGCAGTTCAGTGTGGGCTGAACCCACGTGAAAGAAAATGGAGAGAAAATGACTCAGGCAGATGTTCTGGTGGTAGGCGGCGTGGGAGTCGATCACATTGTCCGAGTGAAATCCTTGCCCCTCCCTGTTGTGGATTCCATGATGGTTCCGCCCATCGTGACCGTCGTGGGTCACACGGGTAA
- a CDS encoding YbjN domain-containing protein: MNVPYLVPEDEETPYPADFERVVSAVRSMGYALDVIESGRAAGAIFDDIPFLVSFDAAGRFLSIRAVWDTGMEPASAESALFATADNWNREKYFPTVYTAVSPEGKLGVYADFVVDTEAGLSDVQLRDAISSGISTGIAAIRYVKESASETLGWAVTGSDEH; encoded by the coding sequence ATGAACGTTCCCTACCTCGTTCCCGAGGACGAGGAAACTCCCTATCCCGCCGACTTCGAGCGGGTCGTATCGGCCGTGCGCTCGATGGGTTACGCGCTGGACGTGATCGAGTCCGGCCGCGCCGCGGGCGCGATCTTCGATGACATCCCGTTCCTCGTCTCCTTTGACGCGGCCGGGCGTTTCCTGTCGATTCGGGCGGTGTGGGACACGGGCATGGAACCCGCGAGCGCCGAGTCGGCGCTGTTCGCGACGGCGGACAACTGGAACCGTGAGAAGTACTTCCCGACCGTGTACACCGCGGTATCTCCCGAGGGCAAGCTGGGCGTCTACGCGGACTTCGTCGTGGACACGGAAGCCGGCCTGTCCGACGTGCAGCTGCGCGACGCGATTTCGTCGGGTATTTCGACGGGGATCGCCGCCATCCGGTACGTGAAAGAATCCGCCTCCGAGACGCTGGGGTGGGCGGTCACCGGCTCGGATGAGCACTGA
- a CDS encoding anaerobic ribonucleoside-triphosphate reductase activating protein, whose product MSTVDWPGKFVASLFLQGCPWACPYCHNSAIIDPRIPGVVAWSSLEELLARRRGLLDGVVFSGGEATRQIALASGMARVRELGFAVGLHTAGPYPGRLANLLDEGLVDWVGIDLKAMPDHYEAVAGRVGAGEKAWSSLEILLAHPDVDHEVRLTVYPDGPRDGLDVARAARDLGVRCFALQQAREVGTPAGFVSTRPGWDDQVRALAEDIDNLGFDSFVFRGGS is encoded by the coding sequence ATGTCGACCGTCGACTGGCCCGGTAAATTCGTCGCCTCCCTGTTCTTGCAGGGCTGCCCCTGGGCATGTCCGTACTGCCATAACAGCGCGATCATTGACCCGCGCATCCCCGGAGTGGTCGCGTGGTCCTCCCTCGAAGAACTTCTCGCGCGCAGGCGAGGCCTCCTCGATGGGGTCGTGTTCTCCGGCGGCGAGGCCACCCGGCAGATCGCCTTGGCCTCGGGGATGGCGCGCGTGCGCGAACTCGGCTTCGCGGTGGGCCTGCACACCGCCGGGCCCTACCCGGGGCGCCTCGCGAACCTGCTGGACGAGGGCCTCGTCGACTGGGTCGGCATCGACCTGAAGGCCATGCCCGACCACTACGAGGCGGTGGCCGGGCGCGTGGGAGCGGGAGAGAAGGCGTGGTCCTCCCTCGAGATCCTCCTTGCCCACCCCGACGTGGACCACGAGGTGAGACTCACCGTCTACCCCGACGGCCCGCGTGACGGCCTCGACGTGGCGCGCGCCGCCCGGGATCTGGGCGTTAGATGTTTCGCCCTTCAGCAGGCGCGCGAGGTCGGCACCCCGGCGGGATTTGTCTCCACCAGGCCCGGCTGGGACGACCAGGTGCGCGCGCTCGCGGAAGACATTGACAACCTCGGTTTTGACAGCTTCGTGTTTCGAGGCGGTTCATGA
- a CDS encoding phosphatase PAP2 family protein: protein MDDPNLALPSDPSVDESYTKSSRPARPRSSSSGGANARGRGGAEAGDRSAGAAQPEPSRAAPGAPASPSLTSDAWYRRQLARRLGGVVTCLVLTALIAHLALATAPGQVVDTILMEGTMRSARHYEGFSMLITGLVSVPVMVIAGAAVALVAAARRRPTLAGRALGAVIGANITTQILKDYILTRPNLGVTTGAGNSLPSGHTTVAVTISLALVVVAPKLSRSPSAWLGWAWTALMGVSVMMEGWHRPADVITAVLIAGAWALALSPIERRPRHGVHVQRIMAWISLGLLALALVATVAGLWGFSMSAASPGSGYGFEDFLQIRPWRSLVLGVAAVAWVSAVCGLVMHEVDRLAGE from the coding sequence GTGGACGACCCGAATCTCGCCCTGCCCTCCGACCCCTCCGTCGACGAGTCCTACACGAAGAGTTCTCGGCCCGCGCGCCCCCGCTCCTCGTCGAGCGGCGGCGCCAATGCCCGCGGGCGCGGCGGGGCCGAGGCGGGAGACCGGAGCGCCGGCGCCGCTCAGCCCGAACCGTCCCGAGCCGCGCCGGGCGCACCCGCTTCCCCTTCCCTGACCTCCGATGCGTGGTATCGTCGCCAGCTCGCCCGGCGCCTCGGAGGCGTCGTGACCTGCCTGGTCCTGACGGCACTCATCGCGCACCTCGCCCTGGCGACCGCGCCCGGGCAGGTCGTCGACACGATCCTCATGGAGGGCACGATGCGTTCGGCCCGCCACTACGAGGGCTTCTCCATGCTCATCACCGGGCTGGTGTCCGTGCCCGTCATGGTGATCGCGGGCGCCGCGGTTGCCCTGGTCGCCGCGGCTCGTCGGCGTCCCACGCTCGCGGGGCGCGCCCTCGGCGCCGTCATCGGCGCCAACATAACGACCCAGATCCTCAAGGACTACATCCTGACCCGCCCGAACCTGGGTGTCACAACCGGCGCCGGGAACTCCCTCCCGTCGGGACACACCACGGTTGCTGTCACGATCTCCCTGGCTCTCGTGGTCGTCGCGCCCAAGCTCTCGCGCAGCCCGTCCGCCTGGCTCGGGTGGGCGTGGACCGCGCTCATGGGCGTGTCCGTCATGATGGAGGGGTGGCACAGGCCCGCTGACGTCATCACGGCCGTCCTTATCGCGGGTGCGTGGGCCCTCGCCCTGTCTCCCATCGAGCGGCGCCCCCGGCACGGAGTACACGTGCAGAGAATCATGGCGTGGATCAGCCTGGGGCTTCTCGCTCTAGCCCTTGTCGCGACGGTGGCCGGGCTGTGGGGCTTCAGCATGTCTGCGGCCTCGCCCGGTTCGGGCTACGGATTCGAGGACTTCCTGCAGATTCGACCGTGGCGGTCGCTGGTCCTGGGAGTCGCTGCCGTCGCGTGGGTGAGCGCCGTGTGCGGGCTCGTCATGCACGAGGTCGACCGCCTGGCGGGCGAGTAG
- a CDS encoding YbjN domain-containing protein: MLRSRDVRFGDYNEGELAYLMPNAAFFWNATNPQILQLRAQWRGIARTPEQFGELAREVATCNSTRTGPKAYVAPLEDGTQYGLIAECNIVVLSGLTQAQLDNFFETSMSMIMGFFADLEVALPDFVDWDSQDRRPLR, from the coding sequence TTGCTCAGGTCTCGGGACGTGCGTTTTGGCGACTACAACGAGGGCGAGCTGGCGTATCTGATGCCGAACGCGGCGTTCTTTTGGAATGCAACGAATCCTCAGATTCTTCAGCTGCGCGCGCAGTGGCGGGGCATCGCCCGCACGCCCGAGCAGTTCGGCGAGCTGGCTCGCGAGGTCGCGACCTGCAATTCGACGCGCACGGGTCCGAAGGCGTACGTGGCTCCGCTCGAGGACGGCACGCAGTACGGCCTGATCGCCGAGTGCAACATCGTCGTGCTCTCGGGCCTCACCCAGGCTCAGTTGGACAACTTCTTCGAGACATCGATGTCGATGATCATGGGCTTCTTTGCGGACCTTGAGGTGGCATTGCCCGATTTCGTGGATTGGGACAGCCAGGATCGGAGGCCCCTGCGATGA
- a CDS encoding DEAD/DEAH box helicase, with amino-acid sequence MSTDQGPSGPSPSDLLDVLRRLSANDDRLLGSVTLPGRCAQFASWPSWVCPAVVEAWRRRGVARPWTHQRRALDALRGGSDVVLATGTGSGKSLAAWTPILSDLVEAEESSRISAIHRRPTALYLAPTKALAADQLASLTALLGQAARATERGAPEPDGVDERLRRVRAQCVDGDTPREAKEWARAGADLVLSNPDFLHHVMLPAHQRWSRFLASLRLIVIDEAHHWRGVTGSHVALLVRRLLRVAHHLGADPRILMLSATVRDARAVGRVLTGRDPTAVTQDGSPVGEHELVLWQGRVVADASEVDISSFLDAIDAPPGTATLSVPLVRRSAGAEAAALGCAFVEEGARLLAFVRSRAGAEAVAAQIRDRLSSHASPLAGRVGAYRGGYLPEERRALEDAIRTGAVRALATTSALEMGLDISGLDATLTVGWPGTRASLRQQIGRAGRAGAPGTSVLIASDNPLDAYLVRHPEEILGQVEACVIDPANPWVLAPHVAAAAAELPITASDNAYFGEHLEAIAERLRADGYLRRRPAGYFWDATRPERPTDLTDLRGSSGDVQIVEARAGAVVGTIDEASADAHVFPGAIYIHQGRTFHVLSLSSLTEPCAPAARGWPHLPLGASPDPLERGVVEREHGVERAEAVSEGAAPLIVAPPRGRDARVALVEEVRTPLRTRASTHTSVEVCGVEESYASGDGAVTWHHGPTNVSTRVTDYDLLRLPGLEFIRNVELSLPTHTLATKSTWFTLAPVVLKAAGIEARDLAGTLHATEHAMIGMLPVVTTCDRWDLGGLSTERHDDTGLPTVFVHDAFRGGAGHALAGYRSAREWVTATLEAVSCCDCESGCPRCVQSPKCGNGNEPLSKAGALRLLAYLRDRAPGA; translated from the coding sequence ATGAGCACTGATCAAGGCCCTTCGGGCCCCTCCCCATCAGACCTGCTGGACGTCTTGAGGCGCTTGAGCGCCAACGACGATCGCCTCCTGGGCAGCGTGACCCTCCCGGGCCGTTGCGCCCAGTTCGCATCGTGGCCGTCGTGGGTCTGCCCCGCAGTCGTGGAGGCATGGCGTCGGCGGGGGGTCGCGAGGCCCTGGACTCACCAGCGTCGCGCCCTCGACGCACTGCGCGGCGGCTCCGACGTCGTGCTGGCGACGGGCACCGGTTCCGGCAAGTCGCTGGCCGCGTGGACCCCAATCCTCTCCGACCTCGTCGAGGCCGAGGAATCCTCCCGCATTTCGGCGATCCACCGTCGCCCAACGGCCCTGTACCTGGCCCCGACCAAGGCCCTCGCCGCTGATCAGCTGGCGTCACTGACGGCGCTGCTCGGCCAGGCCGCGCGCGCCACCGAGCGTGGCGCGCCGGAGCCCGACGGCGTCGATGAGCGCCTGAGACGCGTACGCGCCCAGTGCGTGGACGGCGACACGCCGCGCGAGGCCAAGGAGTGGGCGCGGGCGGGCGCGGACCTCGTCCTGTCGAACCCCGATTTCTTGCACCACGTCATGCTGCCCGCCCACCAGCGTTGGTCACGCTTCCTCGCATCGCTGCGCCTCATCGTCATCGACGAGGCGCACCATTGGCGAGGCGTGACCGGCTCGCACGTCGCCCTCCTCGTGCGCAGGCTCCTGCGCGTCGCACACCACCTGGGCGCGGATCCGAGGATCCTCATGCTCAGCGCGACCGTGCGCGACGCGCGGGCGGTGGGACGGGTGCTCACGGGGCGCGACCCGACCGCGGTCACCCAGGACGGTTCCCCCGTCGGCGAGCACGAGCTGGTCCTGTGGCAGGGGAGAGTAGTCGCCGACGCATCCGAGGTGGACATCTCCTCGTTCCTGGATGCCATCGACGCCCCGCCCGGCACCGCGACGCTGAGTGTTCCCCTCGTACGGCGCAGCGCCGGTGCGGAGGCCGCCGCTCTCGGCTGCGCGTTCGTCGAGGAGGGGGCGCGCCTGTTGGCCTTCGTCCGCTCGCGAGCCGGCGCCGAGGCCGTGGCCGCCCAGATCCGCGACCGCCTGTCATCACATGCCTCGCCCCTGGCGGGCAGGGTGGGCGCCTACCGGGGCGGGTACCTGCCCGAGGAGCGGCGCGCCCTCGAAGACGCGATCCGGACGGGGGCTGTGCGGGCGCTGGCGACCACCTCGGCCCTGGAGATGGGGTTGGACATCTCGGGACTGGATGCGACCCTGACGGTGGGGTGGCCGGGAACGAGGGCGTCCCTGCGTCAGCAGATCGGCCGCGCGGGGCGCGCCGGCGCCCCGGGAACGTCGGTTCTCATCGCGTCGGACAATCCCCTGGACGCCTATCTCGTGCGCCACCCGGAGGAGATCCTCGGACAGGTCGAAGCCTGCGTCATTGACCCCGCGAATCCGTGGGTGTTGGCCCCGCACGTGGCGGCCGCGGCGGCGGAGTTACCGATCACGGCATCCGACAACGCCTACTTTGGCGAGCATTTGGAGGCTATCGCCGAACGCCTGAGGGCCGACGGATACCTCAGGCGCCGGCCGGCCGGCTACTTCTGGGATGCCACCCGTCCCGAGCGTCCCACCGACTTGACGGACCTGCGCGGCTCCTCCGGGGACGTTCAGATCGTTGAGGCGCGCGCCGGAGCGGTCGTTGGCACCATCGACGAGGCCTCGGCCGATGCCCACGTGTTCCCCGGGGCGATCTACATCCACCAGGGACGCACCTTTCACGTCCTCAGCTTGTCCTCCCTCACCGAGCCCTGCGCTCCCGCCGCGCGGGGATGGCCGCATCTTCCGCTCGGGGCGAGCCCCGACCCGCTTGAGCGCGGCGTCGTCGAGCGGGAACACGGGGTCGAACGGGCGGAGGCGGTGTCCGAGGGGGCCGCACCCCTCATCGTCGCACCCCCACGTGGCCGCGACGCCCGGGTCGCCCTCGTCGAGGAGGTGCGTACCCCCTTGCGCACCCGCGCCTCCACGCACACGAGCGTCGAGGTGTGCGGCGTTGAGGAGTCCTACGCGAGCGGGGATGGGGCCGTCACCTGGCATCACGGCCCGACGAACGTGTCGACGCGGGTGACCGACTATGATCTGCTGCGATTGCCCGGGCTCGAGTTCATTCGCAACGTGGAGCTATCCCTCCCCACCCACACGCTTGCCACGAAGTCAACGTGGTTCACGCTCGCTCCGGTCGTGCTGAAAGCGGCGGGGATTGAGGCACGCGACCTTGCGGGAACGCTGCACGCGACCGAGCACGCGATGATCGGGATGCTGCCGGTGGTGACGACGTGCGATCGGTGGGACCTGGGTGGGCTATCGACCGAGCGACATGACGACACGGGTTTGCCCACGGTTTTCGTTCACGACGCGTTCCGAGGCGGGGCAGGGCACGCGCTCGCGGGGTACCGCAGCGCGCGCGAGTGGGTGACCGCGACCCTGGAGGCCGTCTCGTGCTGCGACTGCGAGTCGGGATGCCCGCGCTGCGTTCAGTCCCCCAAGTGTGGCAACGGCAACGAACCCCTTTCGAAGGCGGGTGCCCTGCGCCTGCTCGCCTACCTGCGTGATCGGGCGCCGGGAGCCTAG